From Argopecten irradians isolate NY chromosome 2, Ai_NY, whole genome shotgun sequence, the proteins below share one genomic window:
- the LOC138314324 gene encoding uncharacterized protein, producing the protein MAAHIIVNPDMADGSRQHFKHGEPTLEFPDPESASPYDKPSTPRRPSPKKRTSCTDSNSTNVIQASEQPSEHRIDQHIHVVRVSLSGKHEENIPPENVSSKRSDDHPAHAVNYLGEDQVL; encoded by the exons ATGGCGGCCCACATCATCGTAAACCCTGACATGGCGGATGGCAGTAGACAG CACTTCAAACATGGAGAGCCAACCCTGGAGTTCCCGGATCCAGAGTCTGCTTCACCCTATGATAAGCCTTCCACACCCCGCAGACCATCACCTAAGAAGCGCACAAGTTGTACAGATTCAAATTCAACAAATGTGATACAGGCTTCAGAACAGCCATCCGAGCACAGAATAGACCAACATATACATGTTGTCAG AGTTTCATTGAGTGGAAAGCATGAGGAAAACATACCACCAGAAAATGTCAGTTCTAAAAGATCAGATGACCATCCAGCACATGCAGTTAACTATCTTGGTGAGGATCAAGTACTGTAA
- the LOC138314325 gene encoding LOW QUALITY PROTEIN: uncharacterized protein (The sequence of the model RefSeq protein was modified relative to this genomic sequence to represent the inferred CDS: inserted 2 bases in 1 codon), with protein MMSGFREMTSGPEATICLASMFKSSLGVRHGLKCVVDGDKELYLRSALLVLQNLDVEHPVGQYLVTTCQSFHKRHGNGVKTLLFLIGSLMKTTTLQRQNNIPVSDIVSAMQEGVKQCQKVLEEVKLPLSDIIQSCDECHEKLKPSDKSRHTTEEQLPCGVTGNFSTTSGASSGFLLSTNVTRETKEEQESWQSPADSEVNQLPCATAKDFSTRSGSSSAIPSHIDNMIQLNNKECSPDSEEDLDWFFQDDPINPGHANVNPTNVQGHKSPSYFEKKTKSDFMESLGVLLQSKDQSDDSDFDDCFDDIPVSKSIDLGKSACSVSEKSRLQVNDHSERSVTKLVDVSKTKTNLSSQVILNQGHSGQESLSEEQEDDFDSCFNLKCDDNKTDAGNFCEGRHAEGQHIKGQGQGNTYRSENNEKSSGNQDPASSLEMKLQNILQQKTKTQGHKMVYNSSRHFKSVESTVDFLKLGKLSTNQEALSSSATSPSNKDFQGQSVKSQGQLLENQSNCQETAQSQDEKESLENHREENLPSRDTLNDIDSKTPETGHEEGLGSKIDFLLQTAKSKKVSRAVLQSRHFREIGQKTDSDIDISVEVGGLCVNAEIDSQGQRPGEGKDVTALTCQLSGVDNQGLTMQLHTGSEVKQTGQQSLEVKKQELGIHPQQPQSSEIKCKTLDLLTKPRQSSVAEKVNIDSISSQNNEEIRTCEKTKPNKKDFGVSPDTSINREIDWWAGLRGVARSVSHNDEEMMDILIEAAKSQWRTEGCQDTSQARLSLDLLYCCVSLGPIASPQLVSGVVISTDVSNVPLIYQYRGRQLNTIMVNGDIKSNYHHIGYKRPLDTQKTMTAQGVYRIAHKDRWIESVRNILTKFSIMCLLVRGSICEEVKVMCETFGVIAIENVPYKALHVMCTASVTSMTTYLTDVDKTNVCTTVSMDTYTEKWMMGYQTNFVKVMCHNTPVQTCVISHPTTGGGDLLEQDFWRSANILSSLLCSGYVLPGGGRTEQLISEALLTNSGSANEDNTYVPHVLQDMAVVLHDYYTTVCLNTGQGHXQRKGQGHTYSLPDKGQGHTDPPSGKGQGLTYSPPDKGQGHTYPLSVKGQGHIDLCLVQNRGHMVPPVKCQSYIDSAAKGHEYSPLKDHGHISIDNAITNERDIQNIQLFTSDEGTSVIYDDYRSKMAGIETACDFVSTVLMCDSYIVTGVDQATDLGQNPNTTQYHSGKFGDVIL; from the exons CATCCAGTGGGCCAGTACCTTGTCACCACCTGTCAGTCATTCCACAAACGCCATGGTAACGGAGTAAAGACACTGCTCTTTTTGATTGGATCGCTAATGAAGACAACAACACTTCAAcgacaaaat AATATTCCTGTGAGTGACATTGTGTCTGCCATGCAAGAAGGGGTCAAGCAGTGTCAAAAGGTCCTGGAAGAGGTCAAACTGCCTCTTTCTGATATTATACAGTCATGTGATGAATGCCATGAGAAACTGAAGCCATCAGACAAGAGCAGACATACAACAGAGGAACAGTTACCATGTGGTGTGACAGGTAATTTTTCTACCACTTCAGGGGCCTCTTCAGGGTTCCTCCTAAGTACAAACGTTACCAGAGAGACCAAAGAAGAGCAGGAGTCATGGCAGTCACCCGCTGATTCAGAAGTGAATCAGTTACCATGTGCAACAGCAAAAGATTTCAGTACAAGATCAGGGTCCTCTTCAGCCATTCcatcacatattgacaatatgATTCAATTGAACAATAAAGAGTGCAGCCCAGATTCTGAGGAGGATTTAGATTGGTTCTTTCAGGATGACCCCATCAATCCAGGTCATGCAAATGTTAACCCTACCAATGTTCAAGGTCATAAAAGTCCaagttattttgagaaaaaaacaaaaagtgACTTCATGGAAAGTTTAGGTGTCTTATTGCAATCCAAGGACCAATCAGATGATTCAGATTTTGATGATTGTTTTGATGATATTCCTGTATCAAAAAGTATTGACCTTGGAAAATCTGCATGTAGTGTTAGTGAAAAGTCAAGACTACAAGTGAATGATCATTCAGAAAGATCTGTTACAAAGCTGGTTGATGTTTCAAAAACGAAGACTAACCTCTCCAGTCAAGTTATACTGAATCAAGGTCATTCAGGGCAAGAAAGCTTGTCTGAGGAACAAGAGGATGACTTTGATTCCTGTTTCAATTTGAAATGTGATGACAATAAAACTGATGCTGGGAACTTCTGTGAAGGTCGACATGCAGAAGGTCAGCatatcaaaggtcaaggtcaaggaaATACATATCGGTCTGAGAATAATGAAAAATCCAGTGGTAACCAAGATCCAGCAAGTTCTCttgaaatgaaattacagaACATATTACAGCAAAAGACTAAAACACAGGGACATAAAATGGTGTATAATTCCAGTCGACATTTCAAATCTGTAGAATCAACTGTTGATTTTCTTAAACTTGGAAAATTAAGTACAAATCAGGAAGCTTTGTCTTCAAGTGCCACTTCTCCTAGCAACAAAGACTTTCAAGGTCAATCTGTGAAATCACAAGGTCAACTTCTGGAAAACCAAAGTAATTGTCAGGAGACTGCTCAGTCACAAGATGAAAAAGAAAGTTTGGAAAATCATAGAGAAGAGAATCTGCCATCTAGAGATACACTTAATGACATTGATTCAAAGACACCAGAAACAGGCCATGAGGAAGGTTTAGGGAGCAAGATAGATTTCTTACTTCAAACGGCAAAGTCAAAGAAGGTTTCCAGAGCAGTGCTTCAGAGTCGTCACTTCAGGGAGATAGGACAGAAGACAGACAGTGATATAGACATAAGTGTAGAGGTCGGGGGACTCTGTGTCAATGCTGAGATAGATTCTCAAGGTCAGAGGCCTGGAGAAGGAAAAGATGTGACGGCTTTGACATGTCAGCTGTCAGGGGTAGATAACCAGGGACTAACTATGCAATTACACACAGGTTCAGAGGTCAAGCAAACAGGTCAGCAGAGTTTGGAGGTCAAGAAACAAGAGCTAGGCATACACCCACAACAACCTCAGAGTTCAGAGATTAAATGTAAAACACTAGATTTGCTAACAAAACCAAGGCAAAGTTCAGTGGCTGAGAAAGTTAATATAGATTCAATATCAAGTCAGAACAATGAGGAAATTAGAACTTGtgaaaaaacaaaaccaaataagAAAGACTTTGGTGTTTCACCCGATACCAGTATCAACAGAGAGATTGACTGGTGGGCGGGGCTAAGGGGTGTGGCCAGGAGTGTCAGTCATAATGATGAAGAGATGATGGACATCCTGATAGAGGCAGCTAAGTCACAGTGGAGGACTGAGGGATGTCAGGATACAAGTCAGGCCAG actTTCATTGGATCTGCTGTACTGCTGTGTAAGCCTAGGTCCCATAGCTTCACCTCAGCTAGTGTCTGGAGTCGTCATATCCACAGATGTGTCCAACGTACCACTCATCTACCAGTACAGGGGCAGACAACTCAATACTATT ATGGTAAATGGTGATATAAAATCAAACTATCATCACATTGGATACAAACGACCACTGGACACTCAGAAAACAATGACTGCTCAAGGTGTCTACAGGATAGCCCATAAAGATCGCTGGATAGAAAGTGTGAGGAATATACTGACAAAG ttttccaTAATGTGTCTGCTTGTCCGAGGTTCAATCTGTgaggaggtcaaggtcatgtgtGAAACATTTGGGGTCATCGCCATAGAGAATGTTCCATATAAGGCATTGCATGTGATGTGTACAGCCTCCGTCACCAGCATGACCACCTATCTTACTGACGTTGACAAG ACCAACGTTTGTACCACTGTTTCCATGGATACATATACAGAGAAGTGGATGATGGGATACCAGACAAACTTTGTGAAGGTTATGTGTCACAACACACCTGTCCAG ACTTGTGTGATCAGTCACCCCACCACTGGGGGAGGCGACCTCCTAGAACAAGATTTCTGGCGATCTGCTAATATCCTGTCATCTCTTCTCTGCTCGGGATATGTTCTTCCTGGAGGGGGGAGAACAGAACAGCTCATTAGTGAGGCTCTTCTAACAAATTCTG GTTCTGCAAATGAAGACAACACTTATGTACCTCATGTTCTACAAGATATGGCAGTAGTCTTACATGATTACTACACCACCGTCTGTCTAAacacaggtcaaggtca acagcGAAAAGGGCAAGGTCACACATATTCTCTTCCagacaaaggtcaaggtcacacagACCCACCTTCAGGCAAAGGGCAAGGTCTCACATATTCTCCTCCagacaaaggtcaaggtcacacatACCCACTTTCAGTCAAAGGCCAAGGTCATATAGATTTATGCCTTGTCCAAAATCGAGGTCACATGGTTCCTCCTGTGAAATGTCAAAGTTACATAGATTCAGCAGCCAAAGGACATGAATATTCTCCGCTCAAAGATCATGGTCATATTTCTATTGACAATGCCATCACCAATGAAAGAGACattcaaaatatacaattgtTTACATCTGATGAAGGTACTTCTGTGATATATGACGACTACAGGTCCAAGATGGCCGGCATAGAAACGGCTTGTGACTTTGTGTCGACAGTCCTGATGTGTGACTCCTACATTGTAACTGGAGTGGACCAGGCCACAGATTTAGGCCAAAATCCAAACACAACACAATATCACTCTGGAAAATTTGGGGATGTGATACTCTga